In Gimesia benthica, a single window of DNA contains:
- a CDS encoding PSD1 and planctomycete cytochrome C domain-containing protein, with product MPSRLTAISTGLMLLFLVRAPSLSHAAEPDSLILYENRIRTILNNKCVRCHGPSEKKAGLDLSTPRGILKGSESGRILQGGAVDESLLFQMIEADEMPPDEKDHLSATERETIRAWIQTGAHFRESVKTIPAVTQHDIIPLLHLRCVACHGGRRQEAGLDLRTRQSIMQGGKSGPVVVSGNPEASLLIQRIKAAEMPPRRKLVSVSVKPIEANELERLSQWIQLGLPEVNDFEMTESETLVSEEDRQFWSFQPPVRVEPPHVKQQHRVQNPIDAFIINKLEDEGLTLAPPADKRTLIRRLSIDLTGLPPTPEEIDKFLNDEDPQSYENLVDRLLASPRYGERWARHWLDVVGYADSEGAQNEDKLRPHMYRYRDYVIRALNEDKPYSRFLQEQIAGDELVDYQSGNITPEVYDCLVATGFLRTAPDRTFANITNFVPDRLEVISDEIQILGSAVMGLTIKCARCHSHKFDPIPQSDYYRLTAIFKAAYDEHDWLKSQGPRTLSHVSQEEHQKYQEHERQLSRQQGLLQKKLTQLDPTKPDYQQKSTEVKKQIAALKDQHWPAPRIRALWSRESPSPTYIYKRGNYLTPGRPVEPGVPAVLTSVDESIKFDQVSANGKPVGRRLLFARWLTQSDHPLTARVMVNRIWLHHFGRGIVNTPGNFGRAGERPTHPKLLDWLATEFIRQNWSIKAIHKLMVTSSTYRQSSDISDEAARLDPTGSLLSRMPLKRMEAEVLRDSLLLICGQLDETPFGPADPVEARADGLVTSRRGKAGWRRSIYVLQRRTKIPTLLENFDFPQMGPNCIQRGESLVAPQALHLMNNEMIHQLAVYLAGNIQNTVGDDWEQQIQQIYLRALGREPDPEETRVGLETLQLLEEKWNTQLKDKQTSSTSVQKALSSYCHAIFNLAEFQYID from the coding sequence ATGCCCTCTCGACTAACAGCCATCTCAACAGGATTGATGTTGCTGTTTCTGGTTCGTGCTCCCAGTCTCTCCCATGCAGCAGAACCTGATTCCCTGATCCTCTACGAAAACCGTATTCGTACCATTCTGAATAATAAATGCGTGCGCTGTCATGGTCCCAGCGAAAAAAAAGCGGGACTGGATCTCAGCACTCCCCGGGGAATTCTTAAAGGCAGCGAATCTGGACGTATCCTGCAAGGAGGCGCTGTTGATGAAAGCCTGTTATTCCAGATGATCGAGGCTGATGAAATGCCTCCAGACGAAAAAGACCATCTCAGCGCAACAGAGCGCGAGACAATCCGCGCATGGATTCAGACAGGTGCCCATTTCAGGGAATCCGTCAAAACCATACCAGCGGTAACACAACATGATATCATCCCTCTGCTCCATCTCCGCTGTGTTGCCTGCCATGGAGGCCGCCGCCAGGAGGCGGGTCTGGACCTGAGGACCAGGCAGTCCATTATGCAGGGTGGGAAATCCGGCCCGGTAGTCGTTTCAGGTAATCCAGAAGCGAGCCTGCTGATTCAACGGATTAAAGCTGCCGAGATGCCTCCCAGGCGTAAACTGGTCTCAGTCAGTGTCAAACCGATAGAGGCGAATGAGCTGGAACGACTCTCCCAGTGGATTCAGCTGGGGCTCCCCGAAGTTAATGATTTTGAGATGACGGAATCAGAGACTCTCGTCAGTGAAGAGGATCGCCAATTCTGGTCTTTTCAGCCTCCAGTTCGAGTTGAACCTCCTCACGTGAAACAGCAGCACCGAGTGCAGAATCCCATTGATGCATTCATTATCAACAAACTCGAAGACGAAGGGCTTACATTAGCTCCTCCAGCAGACAAACGTACGCTGATCCGTCGTCTGTCGATTGATTTAACAGGTCTGCCACCCACTCCGGAAGAAATCGACAAGTTTTTAAACGATGAAGATCCCCAGTCCTATGAAAACCTGGTTGACCGCTTGCTGGCATCCCCCCGTTATGGTGAGCGCTGGGCCAGACACTGGCTGGACGTCGTCGGTTATGCAGATTCGGAAGGGGCGCAAAATGAAGACAAGCTGCGTCCTCACATGTATCGCTATCGTGACTACGTGATCCGCGCATTGAATGAGGATAAACCCTATTCACGATTCCTGCAGGAACAGATTGCCGGTGATGAACTTGTCGATTACCAGTCCGGAAATATCACACCCGAAGTCTATGATTGCCTGGTAGCCACTGGTTTTTTACGAACAGCTCCCGACAGAACCTTCGCCAACATTACCAATTTCGTACCGGATCGACTTGAAGTCATCTCAGATGAAATTCAGATCCTGGGTTCAGCCGTCATGGGGTTGACCATCAAATGCGCCCGCTGCCACTCGCATAAGTTTGACCCGATTCCGCAAAGCGACTATTACCGACTGACAGCCATTTTCAAGGCGGCCTATGACGAACATGACTGGTTAAAATCACAGGGCCCTCGTACCCTGTCTCATGTCAGCCAGGAAGAACATCAGAAATATCAGGAACACGAACGTCAGCTGTCTCGACAACAGGGGCTACTACAAAAAAAACTTACCCAGTTGGATCCGACTAAACCAGACTATCAACAAAAAAGTACAGAAGTCAAAAAACAGATCGCCGCCCTGAAAGACCAACACTGGCCAGCCCCTCGGATTCGCGCCCTCTGGTCCCGAGAGTCCCCATCGCCCACCTATATCTATAAACGAGGAAACTATCTCACACCGGGTCGTCCGGTCGAACCAGGTGTGCCTGCTGTCTTAACCAGTGTGGATGAATCAATTAAATTTGATCAAGTATCCGCTAATGGAAAGCCAGTCGGTCGTCGGCTGCTCTTCGCCCGCTGGCTGACTCAATCCGATCACCCACTGACAGCACGGGTGATGGTCAATCGAATCTGGTTACATCATTTTGGACGGGGTATCGTCAATACACCTGGAAACTTTGGCCGTGCAGGAGAGCGCCCGACACACCCGAAACTCCTTGACTGGCTGGCAACCGAATTCATTCGCCAGAACTGGAGTATAAAGGCCATCCACAAGCTCATGGTCACCTCCAGTACTTATCGACAGTCTTCTGACATTTCTGACGAAGCAGCCCGACTCGACCCTACGGGAAGCCTCCTGTCCCGAATGCCACTCAAACGAATGGAAGCGGAGGTTCTCCGTGATTCTCTTTTGTTAATCTGCGGTCAATTGGACGAAACCCCGTTCGGGCCGGCAGATCCGGTTGAGGCTCGCGCCGATGGTCTGGTGACATCCCGGCGGGGTAAAGCTGGATGGCGCAGAAGTATCTACGTTTTACAGCGTCGCACCAAAATCCCGACCCTACTGGAAAACTTTGATTTCCCTCAAATGGGACCTAACTGTATTCAGCGTGGAGAATCGCTGGTGGCTCCTCAGGCGTTGCATCTCATGAATAACGAGATGATCCACCAGCTAGCGGTCTACTTAGCTGGAAATATCCAAAACACTGTTGGTGACGACTGGGAGCAACAGATCCAGCAGATCTACCTGAGAGCACTGGGCCGTGAACCAGATCCTGAAGAAACCAGAGTAGGCCTGGAAACGCTTCAGTTGCTGGAAGAGAAGTGGAATACTCAACTGAAAGATAAGCAGACATCCTCAACCAGCGTTCAAAAAGCATTAAGCAGTTACTGTCACGCGATATTCAATCTGGCTGAATTCCAATACATCGATTGA
- a CDS encoding sigma-54-dependent transcriptional regulator — protein MNTDGFGILIIDDEPNIRSGLAKGLAKEADVLETAQDAEEGLAKFREGTYQLVIADVRLPGEMDGLELIEQILRSSPQTTTIVITAHGTVETAVKSMRLGAFDFITKPLDLDLIRHQVRKAREHYRLQIENRELRNRLVNAGEVSNIIGNCAAMHDVFQQIRQVAATDATILIQGESGTGKELIARAVHDLSNRSSGPFVAVNLGAMPETLLESELFGHEKGSFSGATRQKPGCFEQAQGGSLFLDEVTEMPAKSQVDLLRVLETQQYMRVGGEEVLTSDARIISATNKAVEPLIEDGTFREDLFYRLNVIPIHIPALRERRDDIPLLIEHFLTHFCQRHNRPLKTVSPEAMRIFVTARWPGNVRQLRNVIERLVVTLPADLIEAPDLPVELSPTPASDSAHVKTLAEVTEDAEKEAITTALAACDYHREKTAKLLGVSVRTLHYKMSRYGLH, from the coding sequence ATGAATACAGACGGTTTCGGAATTTTAATCATTGATGATGAGCCCAACATTCGCTCCGGGCTTGCCAAGGGGTTGGCGAAAGAGGCGGATGTTCTGGAGACAGCCCAGGATGCTGAGGAAGGGCTCGCTAAATTTCGTGAGGGGACTTATCAACTGGTCATCGCCGACGTGCGCTTACCGGGTGAAATGGATGGGCTGGAACTGATTGAACAGATCCTCCGCAGCAGCCCCCAGACAACAACCATCGTGATCACCGCCCATGGGACCGTGGAGACGGCAGTCAAATCGATGCGGCTGGGGGCATTTGATTTTATTACCAAACCGCTGGATCTCGATTTGATTCGACATCAGGTCCGTAAGGCCCGCGAACACTATCGGCTGCAGATTGAAAACCGTGAATTGCGTAATCGTCTGGTTAACGCTGGAGAAGTTTCCAATATTATTGGTAACTGTGCGGCCATGCATGATGTATTCCAGCAGATTCGCCAGGTGGCCGCCACTGATGCTACGATTCTAATTCAGGGAGAAAGTGGTACTGGAAAAGAGTTGATTGCCAGGGCCGTCCATGATTTGAGTAATCGGAGTAGTGGCCCATTCGTGGCTGTCAATCTGGGAGCAATGCCGGAAACGCTATTGGAGAGTGAACTCTTCGGTCATGAAAAAGGATCTTTCAGTGGAGCGACGCGACAGAAGCCCGGATGTTTTGAACAGGCACAGGGCGGTTCCCTGTTCCTGGATGAAGTGACAGAAATGCCTGCCAAAAGTCAGGTCGATCTGCTCCGCGTGCTGGAAACTCAACAATATATGAGAGTAGGTGGTGAAGAGGTTCTCACCAGTGATGCCCGCATTATTTCAGCCACGAACAAAGCTGTCGAGCCATTGATCGAAGATGGGACCTTCCGTGAGGATCTGTTTTATCGCCTGAATGTCATTCCCATTCATATCCCCGCACTGCGTGAGCGTCGCGATGATATTCCTTTGTTGATTGAACATTTTCTAACACATTTCTGCCAGCGGCATAATCGACCGCTAAAGACTGTTTCACCAGAGGCCATGCGCATATTCGTGACTGCTCGCTGGCCCGGAAACGTGCGTCAGTTGCGGAACGTCATCGAAAGATTGGTAGTCACGCTGCCGGCAGATTTGATTGAAGCTCCAGATCTGCCAGTGGAACTGAGTCCGACTCCTGCCTCTGATTCCGCGCACGTGAAAACACTGGCAGAGGTGACTGAGGATGCTGAAAAAGAAGCGATCACGACAGCACTCGCAGCCTGCGATTATCATCGTGAAAAGACGGCCAAGCTGCTGGGGGTCAGTGTGCGTACGCTGCACTACAAAATGAGTCGTTACGGCCTGCATTAA
- a CDS encoding two-component system sensor histidine kinase NtrB → MFHVYETRVSRGFQLAIGGLALLSLTGLVVTLWILVDFHHEQEIVAKIIRHLPDSDLAVARELAGELRFQSQLSILLFLNIIVTAIALVLLVRAYLNSERSLREVKVMASDVLASMDQGVLTTDRDEIITSINPRGRELLSLEEPVIGRPLSDVGVEHTLLCVICSHVNAHHSPVRDCDYTINRDGHEQTLRAGCSLLRNERQEELGTVLHVRDVTERALMEQRLRRMERYAGLGSLATGLQHEIKNPLSALSLHVQLLEEALESQNRSDEIDEMLEVIQTEVKRLTSVLEGFRDYASMSEPGRSRVDLTALINKLVRFIRPQAEQQKVKVEVKLPQEKPPEIMADSVHIDQVLLNLALNAIQAMPGGGVLTIGLNQEGDWLRISITDTGKGIPAELRERIFDPYFTTRHEGTGMGLALCEKIVRQHDGTIDFNTGPSGTSFSVLLPASGTA, encoded by the coding sequence ATGTTTCATGTTTACGAAACGCGTGTCAGCCGTGGTTTTCAACTGGCAATCGGGGGGCTGGCTTTACTGAGCCTTACCGGCCTGGTGGTGACGCTGTGGATTCTGGTTGATTTCCATCACGAGCAGGAAATCGTTGCCAAAATCATTCGTCACCTGCCCGACAGCGATCTGGCAGTTGCCCGGGAGCTGGCGGGGGAACTGCGATTTCAGTCGCAATTATCGATTCTGTTGTTTCTCAACATTATTGTGACCGCGATTGCTCTAGTCCTGCTGGTGCGAGCTTATCTCAACAGTGAGCGATCTCTCCGTGAAGTCAAAGTGATGGCCAGCGACGTTCTGGCAAGTATGGATCAGGGCGTACTGACGACGGACCGAGATGAGATCATCACAAGTATCAATCCCCGCGGTCGTGAATTATTGAGCCTGGAAGAACCTGTCATTGGTCGCCCACTCTCTGATGTGGGAGTCGAACATACGCTGTTATGCGTGATCTGCAGTCACGTGAATGCCCATCATTCGCCCGTGCGGGACTGTGATTATACGATCAATCGTGATGGTCATGAACAGACTCTCAGGGCGGGTTGTAGTCTGTTGCGGAATGAACGCCAGGAAGAGCTAGGTACTGTGCTCCACGTTCGTGACGTGACGGAACGCGCTTTAATGGAACAACGCTTACGTCGCATGGAGCGTTATGCAGGTCTGGGTTCTCTCGCAACCGGGCTGCAGCATGAAATCAAAAATCCACTGAGTGCACTATCACTCCATGTGCAACTTCTTGAAGAGGCTCTGGAGTCTCAGAATCGATCTGACGAAATCGATGAAATGCTGGAAGTCATTCAAACCGAAGTCAAGCGACTGACTTCAGTACTCGAAGGGTTTCGTGATTATGCTTCGATGTCAGAACCAGGACGATCCCGTGTTGATTTAACCGCATTAATCAATAAACTGGTCCGCTTCATCAGACCACAGGCTGAGCAGCAGAAAGTGAAAGTAGAGGTGAAGCTGCCGCAGGAAAAGCCTCCAGAAATCATGGCTGATTCCGTTCACATCGATCAGGTACTTTTGAATCTGGCACTCAATGCTATACAGGCGATGCCGGGAGGCGGGGTACTGACCATCGGTCTGAATCAGGAGGGGGACTGGTTGCGAATCAGCATTACCGATACCGGGAAAGGAATCCCTGCCGAACTGCGAGAGCGAATTTTTGACCCTTACTTCACGACGCGGCACGAAGGGACCGGCATGGGACTTGCACTATGCGAGAAGATTGTACGACAACACGATGGAACAATCGATTTCAACACGGGTCCGAGTGGTACCTCGTTCTCAGTTTTATTGCCAGCAAGTGGGACAGCATGA
- a CDS encoding Nramp family divalent metal transporter, translated as MSNNISPQSARITGDLAPWSEEDLPAPPPFSIRNLFRTIGPGAILLAGSIGGGEWLIGPTITVKYGMSILWIATVAIALQLLFNLEAIRYTLYTGEPILVGIMRLRPGSKFWASGYIFATLAQLGVPALAAGCASVLFATFVGRIAGDGDATALHLLTYLVITITVAILLSGKTIERMLEYFSWVMITFIFSFLITVNLLFVPFSHWLKTLSGFVQFGSLPANLDPLLLATFAATAGSGGIGNLVITNWYRDKGFGMGAKVGSITSAFSHSEMQLSPVGKVFPLTEENLNHWRSWWKYVSADQVWLWGLGCLLGMFLNVNLATAVIPENTNMEHLAAGAFQARFMAEQLWTGFWWLALLNGFWVLMSTHLSNTDVLIRTVTDIVWVASPQLRERRKMSVSRLYYLFLMIATVWGLFAVHWGHAISLFKILGAVAGPVLAVAAIQILIINTKLLPQQLRPPIWRRAALIVCAICYGSLSAAFIWDLYLSLK; from the coding sequence ATGAGCAACAACATTAGTCCTCAATCTGCAAGGATCACTGGCGATCTCGCTCCCTGGAGCGAAGAGGATCTGCCAGCCCCGCCTCCTTTTTCGATTCGCAATCTGTTTCGTACAATCGGCCCGGGGGCCATCCTGCTCGCAGGTTCCATTGGTGGCGGCGAGTGGCTGATTGGTCCTACAATTACTGTCAAATACGGTATGAGTATTCTCTGGATTGCGACAGTCGCGATTGCTCTTCAGCTTTTATTTAATCTGGAGGCAATCCGTTACACACTCTATACCGGAGAACCCATTCTGGTGGGTATTATGCGTTTGCGTCCCGGATCTAAGTTTTGGGCGAGTGGTTACATCTTTGCTACCCTAGCGCAACTGGGAGTGCCGGCTCTGGCAGCTGGATGCGCCTCAGTCCTCTTCGCGACATTTGTGGGTCGGATAGCGGGTGACGGAGATGCGACGGCACTTCATCTGCTGACATATCTGGTGATTACAATTACGGTAGCTATTCTACTCTCAGGAAAAACAATTGAGCGGATGCTGGAGTACTTTTCCTGGGTGATGATTACCTTCATCTTTTCCTTTCTGATTACCGTCAACCTGCTGTTTGTTCCCTTCTCACACTGGTTGAAAACGCTCTCCGGATTTGTCCAGTTTGGCTCACTCCCTGCCAACCTGGATCCGCTTCTGCTGGCCACATTTGCAGCGACTGCGGGATCCGGGGGCATCGGGAATCTGGTAATAACCAACTGGTATCGCGATAAAGGTTTCGGCATGGGTGCCAAAGTCGGATCGATTACCAGTGCTTTCAGCCACAGTGAAATGCAGCTCTCGCCAGTCGGAAAAGTGTTTCCACTCACTGAGGAAAACCTGAATCACTGGCGTTCCTGGTGGAAATACGTCTCCGCAGACCAGGTCTGGCTCTGGGGGCTGGGTTGCCTGCTCGGCATGTTCCTGAATGTGAATCTCGCAACCGCCGTCATTCCGGAAAACACCAATATGGAGCATCTGGCTGCGGGAGCATTTCAGGCACGTTTCATGGCAGAACAACTCTGGACTGGTTTCTGGTGGTTGGCTCTGTTGAACGGATTCTGGGTGCTGATGTCAACTCACCTCAGTAACACCGATGTGCTCATTCGAACGGTAACGGATATCGTCTGGGTAGCCAGCCCCCAGTTGCGGGAACGACGTAAGATGAGTGTCAGTCGGCTCTATTATCTGTTCCTGATGATTGCCACAGTCTGGGGTCTGTTTGCCGTACACTGGGGACACGCTATTTCACTGTTTAAAATCCTGGGCGCTGTAGCAGGTCCTGTCCTGGCTGTTGCGGCGATTCAGATCCTGATTATCAATACAAAACTCCTGCCGCAACAACTTAGGCCCCCCATCTGGCGGCGTGCTGCTCTGATTGTCTGTGCCATCTGCTATGGCAGTCTGTCTGCTGCGTTCATTTGGGACTTGTATTTGTCTCTTAAATGA
- a CDS encoding sialidase family protein, with protein sequence MKHSMIVAGVCGLLFGAGLFAAEPQTKSVNQIERMEKIADLALIPPALNTSPLPEYGYDKLDYGMTIGIERTPGGRLWACWVAGGDSPKAFFVLATSDDDGENWSQPRLVLDSHSADLPMDRSILVGNLWTDPEGRLWLIFDQSMHMFDGRAGVWATVCNNPDADVPVWSEPRRIWHGVTLNKPTVLSNGEWMLPISLDQREGFGPFKGCFKELDPVRGANVFVSTDKGATWKRRGAARFPNPDWHEHMIVERKNGTLWMLARTSKGIMQTTSRDGGRTWAKPSLPPQIKQPNARFHIRRLASGRLLLIKHGDKIDAHKGRVQLSAWLSEDDGKVWQGGLVLDERKGISYPDGFQAPDGTIYISYDRNRSTDGEILLARFTEQDVMARKLTGPKSRLKMLISRATPSGKSKDD encoded by the coding sequence ATGAAACATTCGATGATTGTTGCAGGTGTTTGTGGGCTCTTGTTCGGTGCGGGACTCTTTGCAGCCGAACCCCAAACGAAGTCGGTAAATCAAATCGAGCGTATGGAAAAGATTGCCGATCTGGCGCTGATTCCGCCTGCTCTGAATACGTCTCCGCTACCTGAATATGGCTACGATAAGCTCGATTACGGCATGACGATTGGGATTGAACGTACCCCAGGAGGGCGTCTCTGGGCCTGCTGGGTAGCTGGTGGGGATAGCCCCAAGGCATTTTTTGTGCTGGCGACAAGTGATGATGATGGAGAGAACTGGTCACAACCCCGTTTGGTCCTCGATTCACATTCAGCAGATTTGCCCATGGATCGCAGTATTCTAGTAGGAAATCTCTGGACCGATCCTGAAGGACGTTTGTGGCTGATATTTGATCAGTCAATGCACATGTTTGACGGGAGAGCTGGGGTCTGGGCCACCGTTTGTAATAACCCCGATGCTGACGTACCGGTCTGGTCAGAGCCGCGTCGTATCTGGCATGGGGTCACACTGAATAAACCAACGGTACTCTCTAATGGAGAATGGATGCTGCCGATTTCCCTCGATCAGCGGGAAGGTTTCGGTCCTTTCAAGGGATGTTTTAAAGAACTGGACCCTGTGCGAGGTGCAAATGTGTTTGTATCCACTGATAAAGGGGCAACCTGGAAACGCAGGGGGGCCGCGCGTTTTCCCAATCCGGACTGGCACGAACACATGATCGTTGAACGTAAAAACGGTACTCTCTGGATGCTGGCCCGGACCAGTAAAGGCATTATGCAGACAACATCCCGGGATGGTGGACGAACCTGGGCAAAGCCATCATTACCTCCCCAGATTAAACAGCCGAATGCCCGCTTTCACATCCGTCGGTTAGCCTCGGGGCGACTGCTGTTAATCAAGCATGGTGACAAAATTGATGCGCACAAAGGCCGGGTTCAATTGAGTGCCTGGTTATCAGAGGATGACGGCAAGGTCTGGCAAGGGGGGCTGGTGCTGGATGAACGGAAGGGGATTTCTTATCCCGATGGATTTCAGGCACCGGATGGAACAATTTATATTTCTTATGATCGGAACCGGTCCACTGACGGAGAAATCTTGCTGGCCCGTTTTACTGAGCAGGATGTCATGGCTCGCAAACTGACAGGGC